ATCACGTCGCTGATTTCCACCATCACCAGCACCAGGAACAGCGGCGTGGCGTACCACAGGCCGTTCTGGCGAATAAAAAAGTGCTCGCCTTGCAGGTTGTCGGTCATCCGCAGGTGGCTGCGCAGCCAGCGGACCACCGGTTTATCGCCGATGGCGGTGTCGTCCGCTTTAGCCAGCGCCATTTTGAGGCCGGTGAGCAGCAGGAACGCGCCAAACAGATACAGCAGCCACTGGAACTGGGAAACCAGCCAGCTACCGGCGAACACCATGATAGTACGCAGTACGATAGCCCCCAGTACGCCGTAAATCAGCACCCGGCGCTGGTACTGGGCGGGGATGGCGAAATAGCTGAACAGCATCAGCCAGACGAACACGTTGTCGACGGCCAGCGCTTTTTCGATCAGATAACCGGTAAAGAACGCCAGCGCCTGAGCATCCGCCACCTCACGGCCCGCGGTGCCGGTGAGATACCACCAAAAAACGGCGTTG
The DNA window shown above is from Dickeya dadantii NCPPB 898 and carries:
- a CDS encoding TerC family protein; protein product: MVTIGTPLMWGSFAIIVVVMLAIDLFYQGKKGSTVMTFRQAAVWSLVWVTLSILFNAVFWWYLTGTAGREVADAQALAFFTGYLIEKALAVDNVFVWLMLFSYFAIPAQYQRRVLIYGVLGAIVLRTIMVFAGSWLVSQFQWLLYLFGAFLLLTGLKMALAKADDTAIGDKPVVRWLRSHLRMTDNLQGEHFFIRQNGLWYATPLFLVLVMVEISDVIFAVDSIPAIFAVTTDPFIVLTSNLFAILGLRAMYFLLAGVAQKFSMLKYGLAVILIFIGIKMMLIDLFHIPVAISLSVVAAILLVTILINIWVNRRAGR